GCAAAAAAAGGTCATATGCACCAGCAGAAACAACAAACGGACCAATCGGCAAACCGATTAGTCCGTTCTGAAATTCAATACCGAGAGAATCGCGTGCTAAGTCCAAACATTGTTCAACCTTAGCTTTGTCGATGTTCTCGGAACCGTTATATTAACGGCGTGGTTTGCCGGTCAGCAAGCCTTCACGCTGTGCTTTCTTACGAGCCAGCTTGCGAGTACGGCGGATAGCTTCAGCCTTTTCGCGTGCCTTCTTTTCAGATGGCTTTTCGTAGTGGCCACGAAGTTTCATTTCGCGGAAGATGCCTTCACGCTGCATCTTTTTCTTCAGCGCTTTGAGCGCCTGGTCAACGTTATTATCGCGAACGAGAACTTGCACGCGGTTATCCTTAATTTCGAGCACTTCAGGCCAAGGCCCAGAGTGACATAGATGAAATGAGTGATGACGATGCCTAGCGTATATGCTTGGGTCAATAAGACACCTTTGCCGCTATTGCGTCGCCTCTTGACG
The window above is part of the Pseudovibrio sp. Tun.PSC04-5.I4 genome. Proteins encoded here:
- the rpsU gene encoding 30S ribosomal protein S21 — its product is MQVLVRDNNVDQALKALKKKMQREGIFREMKLRGHYEKPSEKKAREKAEAIRRTRKLARKKAQREGLLTGKPRR